The following is a genomic window from Takifugu rubripes chromosome 13, fTakRub1.2, whole genome shotgun sequence.
TTGGAGTGGAAGTGACGTCACAGACAGCGTTGGACTTCTTGGACGAGAAGGCATGAATTCCTTGGAACAGGCTGAAGgtaaaaaacacagaaagcttCTTAAAATATCACTTGTCAAAATATCTTACGTGTTTAGGCATTACTTGAGACATTGGTGTAATAACCCCCCTCACTAGTTTTCAAATTCAATCTTAAAATGGCAAAACATGGAAAGGCTGCTCACTACACTTAGCATGTTTGCTAACTTACACTTAGTAAATATTCAGACTTTCTGAAGCTTTTAATTCTTTCCGGAGGCTTTGTTAATGTTAAAGTACGTGATTAAATGTCCGCTGTCGACCAACTATTTGGGTAATTACTATAATCTGAAATCATGTTGGTCTTAGACGTTTTAAGAAGTCAAATTGTCTGAGTTTTGATGATTTGCTCAGCATTTCACAGATCATTCAGTTTATTTGGTTTACTGTTGCCATTATATTCCAGACCTCAAGGCTTTTGAGAGGAGATTAACGGAGTATGTTTCCTGTTTGCAAccggcaacaggcaggtggagaaGTAAGTATCTGACTAACAAAGCCATGGCCCTGACTTTGACTGCTCTATTCTTCTTCAGTGTTATTTTCTTAAACATACTGTTTTAAAAGCTGCAATAATTTGTAGAAGACTAGTAACACACTTTGCCTGTTTTTCACCAAAATGACTCATGCTCAAGATACAAGTGGGAAAACATCATATAATTGGAAattgtatgtttgttttttgttgtttttaaagtgattcttattgtggtgtctgtgtgtacggcTACTGGGGCTTGGAACTGGTTAATAGACCCTGATACACAAAAGGTAAATATTTGTTGCCAGTTGAAATTGGTTTCCCTCCTTTATAAAATCCCTATGGTAGAATGGACTTCACCAAGCTTTAATAAAGTCaaaggctttttttgtttttatttttggtggggtttttttgttcttcaggtctctttcttttcttcattgtggAATCATCCTTTCTTCACAATAAGCTGCATCACTCTCATAgccctcttctttgctgggatACACAAACGAGTTGTGGCACCATCAATGTATCCTTTGTCAAAGTTTGgtttttagtcatttttaaCATGACACATCTGAAGGGTACCTAATTTTCAAAGGTGTAAAATGTTgcactttaaagaaaaagacTTGTGTTTTACTTCTTTGACATTTGGGTCTCCAGTATTGCTGCCCGTTGTCGGACAGTTTTAGCAGAATACAACATGTCCTGTGATGATGTAAgtggacacatttttttcaagtCTTTATCATCATAAAAGTTCAACTTTGCAAGGCTATTGTTGTGCAAGCTGACTGAACAAACCCAATTTGTCCTTTATTATTTAAGATATAaagattatttattatatttctcATTTAAAATTTTCCTgtgtataaaaaaataattatggTGATGGGTGCCATCTTTCAAATTCCATATACAGGACTTGCctgttatgttttattttattttgtgatgaAACAATTTCAACTCATGTTATGTTACTGTTATGTTTTGTCTTTACAGACGGGGAAACTTATTCTCAAACCTCGACCAAACATCCAGTAACCCTCATCCGCTGGAACTGACATTGTGAAGAAAGGAACTGATTGATTATTATAATAGTGAGGATGAGATGGCGGCACCAATCAAGCTCCTTATCTATTTGTATAGTCCGGTTACTTagttctgtgtttatttgtgtctaTTGTATATGTATTTTATCAAATTGTTTTGTTCTATTTTACAATTATTTgctctattaaaaaaaaaaacaagtgtaaataTGTGTTCTGCCTTGATGAGAAAAGAGACAATACTCGGCTGGTGTAAATATATTTTAGCATTTGCTTCACAGCAATGTTGCGTTCCACTGGATTTTGCGACCATTTTCACTGTTGACGGTTGACAAAACCACTTTACGGCAAAGCGCAATCTTCCACATGGCTGACAACTAAGCTTGTGCTACAATGTGTCTTTGATAAGTGGCGGTTTTAGCCGTATGATAAAGAGAATATAATATCATTAGACGTTAGATTAGCACTTTAATAAGAGCTCGAAATGGGTAAAAGTAAAACAACCAAGTTTAAACGGCCGCACTTCTCAGTGGGGCTGCCGGTGAACGACGTGAAGGAAGTGGACGCAGAGGAGTGTGACAACGATGGTCCCGCTGCCGAGTTGTTGGAAAAAGTACGAAAACAGCCAGTCTGCTCTTTGGAATATCTACCtatgttgctgtttgttttttcaagtATTTTAGTGGAGGGTAAATGAAGTATCCGACTTTGGTTTTTGAAAAGTAATCCGAAATAATGTTGAATACTTGGCTTACGAGCATTAACATTTAGGATTTTATATGTTCTATAAAACACAGTTTTGACGTGGAGGTATTTGTCAttatttcttttcatcttttgcACGTGTGTCCTCAGCTGCAGAGTCCCAGTCCAGATGTGAGGGAATTGGCATGTGCCAACATTTCCAGGGTGGTTCAGCAGAGTCAGACCATCCCAGGATTTCTCCAAAGGGATGCAGTGAGGCGTCTGGGGCCAATGCTGTTGGACAACAGCCTAGCCGTCAGggaaactgctgctggagcacTCAGGTAAGCAGTCCACTCCAGAGCTGTGGGCTGCAGATAGATCCAGTTGTGTTAAACCAACCTCTGCACAAGTTTGAAACATGATATTCAGCTGTTACCAGTGATTCTGCAGAGGATGATGCTAACACATCCAGGAGGAAGCCAAAtatcaaaaaaatgaaaaagattgTCTTTCACTTAGCCAGGATTCTGAAATATTAACCCAATTTGTAGTAGAATAACTTATGTTGATGGTCCGTTTCCAGGATTAAACAATGGATTTAAGTACAGAACCTGTTGACAGCATTCTCAAGTTTTTGGCACATGCACCACAAGAGAATAACATATATTTCTATAATGAAATCTGCTTTTATTCCccatacacatgcacactcaaCACGTGCATTCACAAAATAAGGCATTGCTTGTTGTTATTTGACCTCATAAACTTGAGTTAATCCCATGTTAAAAATGAGCTGGGGTTGGTGTGGTTCAGACTATGGTACCTGCAGAGTTGGATAAATCCCAGTGTTTAACGTGTTCTAACCTGAATTGCATTGCTTAGGATTTAGTGACTATAAACCAAATATGCTCATTGAAACAcagttttatatttacatttctatcATTATATTGAGGAAAACGGCTTGTCATctcataaaaaatgtaaatctcCTCAATGACCATCTAGATCGTGGTAGCAAGGCATTTCATTTAATaatgaaaaatgtgtttccagTTATCCCTGAGCATCTATTGTTTACCTAATTTTAttaacacattaaaacagaataTGTGTGTCATTTCAAccaaaaaatgtgtgtatgttctaaaaatttcagctttatttttttaaattgtattatACTGCACGTCTTTATGATCCCTTTTGTGTTTGCCATGTTGCTTCTACAGGGGGCGCCACTTCACAAAAAGTGTTTGCcaggaaaaaaatagaataataatCGATTCATGAACTATTGTGAGCAAATGtgctttttctccccctctgtgTTTATTATGAGTACACACTGGATTTTAAATCTTAAACACAGAAATATAAGTGGAGCCTTTTCATTGCCAGACAATGAgcgattgtgtttgtgtgttttgcttcACCTCTGCTTGACAGGAACCTGAGTGCATGTGGCGGTCAGGAGGTTTGTGAGGACATGGTGAAGCATGATGTCATGACTCCTCTGACAGCACTGCTCAGGGAGGTGAGACTACTCCTGTATTTAGCTCATCCAtcacttctcctcttctccatcaGCAACTGTTGAGCACGCTGCCGTGCTCTCGGCTACTGGGGATCATTCCAGAGTAATAACAATCAGGATGTCTCAGATCTGTGTCCAAACAAAAACCCTCACCAGAGGCAAAGTCTTACTGCTGAGAGGTGTTGTGTTTCACCTGAAATCCATGTTTTTATCAATAGTCAGTGAGCTAAAACATTGGCCCTGTTTCAAAACATGATGGCATTGAGACTTGTTTTAGTTGTGTTTCTATCATCATCAGAAATCCAATGTTGTTTACTTTTTAGTGCTGTGCTGGTTTTGAGTCTGCTGAGCCAATGAATGAACAGAAGAATGCTGTGGAGAACGTAGCCAATGAAGCTGTGAACTTGCTGTGGAATCTGTGGTAAGTTCACCgtacaaattaaaaaaaataattttgacAAAATCATAGTAATTAGTGGAAAGTCAGCCTTTTGCCATAAACATCACAGTGACCTTTCTGACACTTTGACAAATTGCTGACAAATTGAGAGTTTCTGTAACCGTGGCAACCCCCTGCTGTATGTTGAGCTATCCTTCAACTGGGTCATCACATTTTCACCAAAAACACCCGGAGAGCATCTGAAATGCTAGCACAGCAGTCTAGACGAATACAGACTGCTGTGTAAACTCCTGTTACATCACTCAAAATCAAGGATACTCCTCTCTGTattggtgttttcttttctaattTAGTGTTTTGATGGTATGTTTTAGCTCCTTATGTGAATTTGTCCTGTAACTTTTGAACCTTTtgatactgtatatatataaaaaaacccaattctaattaattttttaatttttttctgaGCAGAACACTTAATGTTAATTATTCCATAGGTTATTGTGCCTGAATTGtcctgcagttttatttttgtagttCTTGATAAATATGTCTAGATATCTCTGTCATATTGTGCTGTCTGTCCAGTGAGAGCAGTAGCCAGGCGCTCTCTGTGTTCAACAAGGCCAATCTGCTGGATTTGGTTGTCCAGTGTCTGGAGAGACACTCTAAGAATGTAGAGCTGGCCATATCTGCAGGTGGGATGTTGTTCTATTAAAAGGGAAATGATGGAATTGTTATGTTTACTCACTTGTGTTTGACAATTCTGATCACAGGTACTAAAATTGCTCATGTGATGCCTCtattgacatttaaaatatgtcCCTTTTCTGAGGCTGAAGCTAAGAGCCATGTCCTGCTTGTTTCCAGCTCATTGTTTGCACACGGTGACTGATGATAACCCTGAGCTGCTGCGCAGCTTGAATGCCACTGTTCTTGGAGTCCTGGAGAACGCACTGCTGTCCTCACAGCAAAGCATGGCGCACACTCTCCTGAGATCCCTGGCTGCAGGTTTGTCACTTGTAACGAGTGAAATTCATTAAATGAGTAAAGTGAGCAggggtgtttcttttttattgttcttATGATGATAACTGTACCTGCTTTGTCACACAGGAACCCTATGGAACATGAAAGGCAGTCTCCCAGCTGCCCGTCAGGCCCAGACCCTCAACGCTGTGGTATCCACCTTGTCACAGTGCCTGGACCTAGACCCAGGTGAACTGATAATTGAACTGAAACAAGCAGAGGAGAGCCGTTgcacaaacagagcagctcCGGCAGGTCTGGAGGAGCAATGCCTGggagaacatccagaggaggagatgggtgatgaggaggaagcaAAACTCAAGAAGAATGAAAGAGTCATGATGGCTGATAACGACTTCTCAGATCTCCTGCCTGTAAGTTGCAAATCAGTCCCCaccccaatacacacacacaaacatatccAAGCCAGTGTCAATAGACATGTTTGAATACTTTCAGAAACACCTCTACCCTCTTCTAAATTTAAAATATCCCTAAAGTAAAAGGTCACCCAGAAATACTTTGTAATAAAAGCAACTCCAATTTGTAGGAATTTCTGTgttataatttattttacattgcCATTACATATCGACTGTGGAAACCAATGGAAGCCTCATTCAActttttttgcagctttttcatAATTCACATGGAAAACGAGGTAATTTAGACAGACATGACATTTTTTATGCACTGGATAAAGGATAACACACCTTATACTTGAATTGCAAAACCAAACTTTCCTGAGTCAAAACCACAAACATTCTAATATGTGactgaagatgaaaaataaaactctCAGCTGTCTACCTTTTAAAGATGGACATTTTGCTGCACTTTTCTTTACTGTCATGAAGTGATTTAGTTTAGATGTGACGTTTTGTGAATAAAGTCAGGGTTGATTCAGTGGAGCATGAGCCCGACCGACAGACCAGACAGATTGTGGGGTGAGAGGGACCAATATCAGGACACCCACCAAGGTTCAACTAGGGTTCAGTTTTTGGCTGCCACCATGTGACAGTCTCCGGAGCTGACCTTGGGTGAGCTGGAGCTGTCCCTCTCATCTGACTCACTGAGGTCCCCTTCCCAAGCTTGTCTCAAATCTAGCTTTTTCCTGTTGTAAAAGTTTGATTATATTTCTTTATATTTCTAAAAATCGGGACCTGTTCTTTGTTCCAGGCTTCTGATAATTGAGTGATAATGATTAACATTTTTGAAAGGAAGCTTACTAATAGggtttcatgtttttgtccagggggacaaggaggagctgggggaaGCAACGGCCTTGCTGATGGCCCAGCAAACGTCCTTAGAGATCATCGTCAACATGTGCTGCTCTGACGGTGAGTGTTGTGGGCATAGATAGCAGCGCTGACCACAGGCACTTTGCATCAACATTATTTTCTGTGACATTAACATCAGTATTGGAAATGGTGATATAAGAAGCATGTTCTGAGTGCACAGAAATGCCTTTTTcatggtgcgtgtgtgtgtgtgtgtgtctctctttcAGTGGTTCTCTGTAATCAGTCAGCTTTATCTGTTTAGATCCATCTGATGATGAGTGGGAGGAGCAATCGAGCAGCGATGAGAGCGACATGGGTCCAGACGGGCTTTGTGATGGAGTGTCCAGTCTTATGTCTCCACTGTGTTTATCAGCTGAGATTCACGGGGCCTTAACTAGCCACAACATCCCTGAAAAGGCAAATAGCCCTTTatcctttattattattggttcACTGATGCACTTTTAATCTGTCAGATTATTCTTGACCTGCTGATGCAACTGTAATGCAAATCTGGTTAATCCCACTTCACCCTCTGCAGTGGTTTATAGTAATCAttgaatatttttgttttttatttaaggTCCTCAAAAAGACGGACTTCCCCAGGAAGGAGGCCATAGACGTGTGTCACCAGAGTCCCTCCTGGAAAAGTCTGATAAAAAAGTAACTTTCCCTACCCTCTCCCTTTTCCTTGATCATCCCTATATTTTGACCCCATGTTGTTTGATTTAGAATGCAGCGAGTGCAGTCTCGAGCGCTGACCTGCCTCCACAGCATCGTCTCCGCCATGGATACCGACTCTCTGGGTGGAGCTGCAaccctgcaggctgcagctcatCATCTGTCCACTCTGGTTTTTGGCACAGCAGGtctatgttttttttatgacaCTTAACTTATTAGCTGAGatctaaaataaagtaaagagaAATGCAGTAAGATGTACGAAATAAGCTTGAATGAATTTGTTTTCAGAGATTCCCAAAGAAGAGTTTCTGGAAGCTGTCATCAGTGCCATGCGGTCCGTCTTACAGCAGCTTGCCTCCAAAAACATCCCACAGGTACAGAAAATGCCAAATATAGTTCATTTATAcgcctgaggcagcagataggtaccggcaggacgagcggagtgcagctacggcggttgccgaggcaaagacccgggcatgggaagagttcggtgaggccatggagaacgactttcggaaggcctcgaaaaggttctggaccaccatccccggcgtctgaggggggggaagcagtgcactgtcaacgctgtgtatagtggtgatggtgtgctgctgacctcaactcgggatgttgtggatcagtggaaggaatacttcgaggacctcctcaatcccacaaacacaccttccaatgaggaagcagggcctcgggacctggggataggctctcatatctccggggctgaagttgccgaggtagtcaaaaaactcctcggtggcaaggccccgggggtggatgagatccgcccagagttccttaaggctctggatgttgtagggctgtcgtggttgactcgactctgcaacatcgcgtgtacatcgggggcggtgcccctggattggcagaccggggtggtagtccctctttttaagaagggggactggAGAgcgtgttccaactatagggggatcacactcctgagcctccctggtaaggtctattcaggggtactggagaggagggtccgccggatagtcgaacctcggattcaggaggagcaatgtggttttcgtcctgggcgtggaacagtggaccagctctacactctcagcagggtcttcgagggtgcatgggagtt
Proteins encoded in this region:
- the cnep1r1 gene encoding nuclear envelope phosphatase-regulatory subunit 1, whose amino-acid sequence is MNSLEQAEDLKAFERRLTEYVSCLQPATGRWRMILIVVSVCTATGAWNWLIDPDTQKVSFFSSLWNHPFFTISCITLIALFFAGIHKRVVAPSIIAARCRTVLAEYNMSCDDTGKLILKPRPNIQ
- the heatr3 gene encoding HEAT repeat-containing protein 3: MGKSKTTKFKRPHFSVGLPVNDVKEVDAEECDNDGPAAELLEKLQSPSPDVRELACANISRVVQQSQTIPGFLQRDAVRRLGPMLLDNSLAVRETAAGALRNLSACGGQEVCEDMVKHDVMTPLTALLRECCAGFESAEPMNEQKNAVENVANEAVNLLWNLCESSSQALSVFNKANLLDLVVQCLERHSKNVELAISAAHCLHTVTDDNPELLRSLNATVLGVLENALLSSQQSMAHTLLRSLAAGTLWNMKGSLPAARQAQTLNAVVSTLSQCLDLDPGELIIELKQAEESRCTNRAAPAGLEEQCLGEHPEEEMGDEEEAKLKKNERVMMADNDFSDLLPGDKEELGEATALLMAQQTSLEIIVNMCCSDDPSDDEWEEQSSSDESDMGPDGLCDGVSSLMSPLCLSAEIHGALTSHNIPEKVLKKTDFPRKEAIDVCHQSPSWKSLIKKMQRVQSRALTCLHSIVSAMDTDSLGGAATLQAAAHHLSTLVFGTAEIPKEEFLEAVISAMRSVLQQLASKNIPQCMTPQQLMSLSEAGTCCEVISVRVNAVAILGITGSTLAKEKGTAATLQMIGKALLQVATTDADLVVNGEALDALFDVFADGDEAETAAENIQLLPALKALQPVFKAKIRKEGRGKYSPQQLCVLDNIKVNLRRFIGYLEKAMKK